In Vitis riparia cultivar Riparia Gloire de Montpellier isolate 1030 chromosome 19, EGFV_Vit.rip_1.0, whole genome shotgun sequence, the following proteins share a genomic window:
- the LOC117908977 gene encoding protein trichome birefringence-like 31 — MIMTLPSIDRRIQSLFPVALASFLILGTAQLVLDAMKNNHSQIQQLFYSVGREEHRRLPVVLSKEDRMDEGCNVFEGQWVWDNKSYPLYTEESCPYLVKQVTCQRNGRPDSLYKNWRWQPRACKLPRFNPKKLLEILRGKRLMFVGDSIQRGQFESLVCLVQSVIPDGKKSLERIPPMKIFKAKEYDASIEYYWAPFITESISDHATNHTVLKRLVRLDSIAKHGEEWKKADILVFESYVWWMYKPTINATYGSNANVKEYNVTTAYRMALETWANWIDSNINPLTQKVLFMSMSPTHLWSWEWKPGSDENCFNETKPIQGPYWGTGSNLEIMKIVGDVLRDLKIDVKFLNITQLSEFRKDAHTSVFTERKGKLLTKEQRSDPKTYADCIHWCLPGVPDTWNEILYAYLLQDYRNFLPPQ, encoded by the exons ATGATCATGACACTACCCTCCATCGATCGTCGGATCCAGTCCCTCTTTCCTGTGGCACTGGCCTCTTTTCTCATCCTAGGGACCGCGCAGCTGGTCCTTGATGCCATGAAGAACAACCACAGCCAAATTCAGCAGCTGTTTTACTCAGTTGGGAGGGAAGAGCACAGGAGGCTGCCTGTTGTTCTTTCTAAGGAAGATAGGATGGATGAAGGGTGCAATGTGTTTGAAGGGCAATGGGTGTGGGACAATAAGTCATATCCCCTCTATACAGAGGAGAGCTGCCCTTACTTGGTGAAGCAGGTGACTTGCCAGAGGAACGGAAGGCCTGATTCTTTGTATAAGAATTGGAGGTGGCAGCCTAGAGCTTGTAAACTCCCAAG GTTCAATCCAAAGAAGTTATTGGAGATTTTGAGGGGGAAAAGGCTGATGTTTGTTGGAGACTCAATACAGAGAGGCCAGTTTGAATCACTGGTCTGTTTGGTACAGTCTGTGATTCCTGATGGAAAGAAATCACTTGAAAGAATACCTCCCATGAAGATCTTCAAAGCCAAG GAATACGATGCCTCGATTGAATATTACTGGGCTCCCTTCATCACTGAGTCCATCTCCGATCACGCAACGAATCACACTGTCCTAAAGCGGCTGGTCAGGCTAGACTCCATAGCAAAACACGGCGAAGAATGGAAGAAAGCTGATATTTTGGTGTTTGAGAGCTACGTATGGTGGATGTACAAGCCTACCATCAATGCGAC GTATGGATCAAATGCCAATGTCAAAGAATACAATGTGACAACTGCATACAGAATGGCATTGGAAACTTGGGCAAATTGGATAGACTCCAACATCAACCCTCTGACTCAGAAAGTACTTTTCATGAGCATGTCTCCTACACATCTATG GAGCTGGGAATGGAAGCCTGGAAGCGATGAGAACTGCTTCAATGAGACGAAACCGATCCAGGGTCCATACTGGGGGACAGGTTCTAATcttgaaataatgaaaatagtTGGAGATGTGTTACGAGATCTAAAGATTGACGTGAAGTTTTTGAACATTACCCAGTTGTCAGAATTCAGGAAAGATGCTCATACCTCGGTTTTTACTGAACGGAAGGGCAAGCTCCTAACGAAGGAGCAGAGATCTGATCCGAAAACTTATGCAGACTGCATCCACTGGTGCTTGCCTGGAGTTCCTGATACATGGAATGAAATTTTGTATGCATATCTATTACAAGATTACCGAAATTTTTTACCACCCCAATGA
- the LOC117909051 gene encoding putative calcium-transporting ATPase 13, plasma membrane-type — MSDILLTNINSVEPMFDEPTTVSKPSKRWRLASATTPSFVVLNVQPDAFSGIDQTSLNAMVRKKKVDQLLEAHEVLFDVLSLLWLTLILDTLCAIALATQQPTKDLKEGPPVSQTQPLITNIMWRNILSQAVYQIAVGLTLNFKGESIFHVNEKVKNTLILNISALCQVFNLVNAKKLEKKNKLFWGTTGIAIVLEVVAVEFFKKFGDTERLSWGQWAACIGVAAVSWPIGFLVKYIPFWSCGTAEEVLLGCMSDIFLTNTNSVEPMLDEPTTVSKPSKRRLASATTPSFVVLNVQPDAFSGIDQTSLNAMVREKNVDQLLVAGGVVGVAGALKTDIKNGIGGAVDDVALRQAAFGSNTYQRQPAKSLIHFAVEACKDLTILVLLLCATLSLGFGIKEQGLKEGWYDSASIFVAVLLVISVSTVSNFWQNRQFQRLSKVSNNIKVDVVRNGRSDQQTSIFDIVVGDVVCVKSGDQVPADGLFLNGHSLQVDESSMTGKGGCVEVNSDKNPFLLSGTKVADGYARMLVTSVGMNTTWGQTMSTISGDTNEHTPLQARLHKLTSSIGKVGLAVAFLVLVVLLVRYFTGNTEDENGNQEFIGSKTKVVDMVNSVVRIIEAAVTIVIAAIPEGLSLAVTLILASSMEGMMADQAMVRKLSACETMGSATTICTDKTGILTLNQMEVTKFWLGQDPVEVSSSISTNLLNLIHQGVALNTFGSVYRAISGSKFEFSGSPIEKAILSWAVRKLDMDMETTKLSCTILHVEPFNSEKKRSGVSMRSNADNTIHVHWKGAAEMILAMCSSYYDASGSMKDLDDGERMKFEQIIEGMASRSLRCIAFAHKQIPEEDHGIGVGLKKLKEDNLTLIGLVGIEDPCRPGVREAVETCRCAGVDVKMITGDNIFIARAIATDCGILRPDQGTTSEVVVEGEVFRKYTPEERMEKVGKIRVMARSSPFDKHLMVQCLKQKGHVVAVTGDCTYDAPALMEADIGLCMGIQGTQVAKESSDIIILDDNFDSIARVFMWGRFVHYNVQKFIQLQLTATLAALVINVVAVVSAHEVLFDVLSLLWLTLILDTLCAIALATQQPTKDLKEGPPVSQTQPLITNIMWRNILSQAVYQIAVGLTLNFKGESIFHVNEKVKNTLIFNISALCQVFNLVNAKKLEKKNKLFWGTIGIAIVLEVVAVEFLKKFGDTERLSWGQWAACIGVAAVSWPIGFLVNYIPV, encoded by the exons ATGTCCGATATTTTGCTTACCAACATAAATTCCGTAGAGCCCATGTTCGATGAGCCAACCACCGTTAGCAAACCCAGCAAGAGATGGCGCCTGGCCTCAGCTACTACTCCTTCCTTTGTTGTCCTCAATGTTCAGCCCGATGCCTTCTCAGGCATTGATCAGACAAGTCTCAATGCAATGGTGAGGAAGAAAAAGGTAGACCAGCTTCTTGAAGCCCATGAAGTTCTCTTTGATGTGCTGAGCTTATTGTGGCTGACTTTGATCCTGGACACGTTATGTGCTATAGCTCTTGCTACACAGCAGCCCACCAAGGATCTCAAGGAGGGGCCACCTGTGAGCCAGACTCAGCCACTCATTACCAACATAATGTGGAGGAATATATTATCCCAAGCAGTATATCAGATAGCCGTTGGCTTGACCCTAAACTTCAAAGGAGAATCAATCTTCCATGTTAACGAGAAGGTAAAGAACACCTTGATACTCAATATCTCTGCATTATGCCAGGTTTTCAATCTGGTCAATGCAAAGAAGCTGGAGAAAAAGAACAAGTTGTTTTGGGGGACCACTGGGATAGCCATAGTCCTTGAGGTCGTTGCGGtagaattttttaagaaatttgggGATACGGAGAGGTTGAGCTGGGGACAATGGGCTGCATGTATCGGGGTCGCAGCCGTATCTTGGCCGATCGGATTCCTCGTCAAGTACATTCCT TTCTGGAGTTGCGGTACAGCTGAAGAAGTACTTCTTGGCTG CATGTCCGATATTTTCCTTACCAACACAAATTCCGTAGAGCCCATGCTCGATGAGCCAACCACCGTTAGCAAACCCAGCAAGAGGCGCTTGGCCTCAGCTACTACTCCTTCCTTTGTTGTCCTCAATGTTCAGCCCGATGCCTTCTCAGGCATTGATCAGACAAGTCTCAATGCAATGGTGAGGGAGAAAAACGTAGACCAGCTTCTTGTAGCTGGGGGAGTAGTAGGTGTGGCTGGTGCTTTAAAAACAGACATAAAAAATGGAATCGGTGGTGCTGTTGACGATGTTGCTCTCAGACAGGCAGCTTTCGGTTCAAACACATACCAGAGGCAGCCTGCTAAAAGCCTAATCCACTTCGCGGTGGAAGCTTGTAAGGATCTCACCATTCTCGTACTTCTACTTTGTGCAACACTCTCTCTCGGTTTTGGAATTAAAGAGCAGGGGCTGAAGGAAGGGTGGTACGATAGTGCAAGCATATTTGTTGCCGTCCTTCTAGTCATTTCTGTGTCTACTGTGAGTAACTTCTGGCAGAACAGACAGTTCCAAAGGTTGTCTAAAGTCAGCAACAACATCAAAGTTGATGTCGTCCGAAATGGGCGCAGTGATCAGCAGACCTCTATATTTGACATAGTAGTTGGAGATGTCGTTTGCGTAAAGAGTGGTGACCAAGTTCCCGCCGATGGCTTGTTCTTGAACGGGCATTCACTGCAAGTGGATGAATCCAGCATGACCGGAAAGGGTGGCTGCGTGGAAGTTAATAGCGACAAGAATCCATTTTTGTTGTCTGGAACCAAAGTGGCTGATGGATATGCTCGAATGCTTGTGACGTCGGTTGGTATGAACACAACATGGGGCCAGACGATGAGCACAATCAGCGGCGACACTAATGAGCATACACCCTTACAAGCCAGGCTTCATAAACTTACCTCATCAATAGGTAAGGTTGGTTTGGCGGTTGCTTTTCTAGTGCTTGTAGTGTTGCTGGTTCGCTATTTTACCGGGAATACAGAAGATGAGAATGGAAATCAGGAGTTCATTGGCAGCAAGACAAAGGTTGTTGATATGGTGAATTCCGTGGTAAGAATCATTGAGGCCGCAGTTACCATTGTGATTGCGGCAATCCCAGAAGGCTTATCGTTGGCTGTCACACTCATTCTTGCCTCTTCAATGGAGGGAATGATGGCTGACCAGGCTATGGTTCGGAAGCTCTCTGCCTGTGAGACCATGGGCTCTGCCACCACCATTTGTACTGACAAAACAGGCATTCTCACTCTGAACCAGATGGAGGTGACAAAGTTTTGGCTTGGCCAAGATCCTGTTGAAGTTTCCTCTTCAATTTCTACAAATCTTCTCAACCTCATCCACCAAGGAGTTGCTCTGAACACATTTGGTAGCGTTTACAGGGCTATTTCAGGATCTAAGTTCGAGTTCTCTGGTAGCCCAATAGAAAAAGCAATTCTTTCATGGGCTGTACGGAAACTTGATATGGACATGGAGACAACGAAGCTGAGTTGTACCATTCTCCATGTTGAACCCTTTAATTCGGAGAAGAAAAGAAGTGGGGTTTCAATGAGGAGCAACGCTGATAACACAATCCACGTGCACTGGAAAGGAGCTGCAGAGATGATACTAGCAATGTGTTCGAGTTACTATGACGCTTCTGGAAGCATGAAAGATCTGGATGATGGTGAACGGATGAAATTTGAGCAAATAATTGAAGGCATGGCCTCTAGAAGCCTCCGCTGCATTGCTTTTGCACATAAACAAATTCCAGAGGAAGACCATGGAATTGGGGTAGGCCTGAAAAAGCTGAAAGAAGACAACCTGACCCTTATAGGACTGGTGGGGATAGAGGACCCATGTAGACCAGGAGTGAGAGAGGCTGTGGAAACTTGCAGATGCGCTGGAGTGGACGTCAAAATGATAACCGGTGATAATATATTCATTGCAAGAGCCATAGCCACTGATTGTGGAATACTAAGACCTGATCAAGGCACGACCAGTGAAGTAGTGGTCGAAGGTGAGGTATTTCGGAAGTACACCCCAGAGGAGAGAATGGAGAAAGTTGGTAAAATTCGTGTGATGGCTAGATCCTCTCCCTTTGATAAACATCTTATGGTACAGTGCTTGAAACAGAAAGGTCATGTGGTTGCAGTGACAGGCGACTGCACATATGATGCACCAGCATTAATGGAAGCCGACATAGGACTTTGTATGGGCATACAGGGCACTCAAGTTGCAAAGGAGAGCTCAGATATCATCATATtggatgataattttgattCTATTGCCAGGGTTTTCATGTGGGGAAGGTTTGTTCATTACAATGTCCAGAAATTCATCCAGCTCCAACTCACGGCGACTCTTGCAGCCCTTGTAATCAATGTTGTGGCAGTAGTTTCAGCCCATGAAGTTCTCTTTGATGTGCTGAGCTTATTGTGGCTGACTTTGATCCTGGACACGTTATGTGCTATAGCTCTTGCTACACAGCAGCCCACCAAGGATCTCAAGGAGGGGCCACCTGTGAGCCAGACTCAGCCACTCATTACCAACATAATGTGGAGGAATATATTATCCCAAGCAGTATATCAGATAGCCGTTGGCTTGACCCTAAACTTCAAAGGAGAATCAATCTTCCATGTTAACGAGAAGGTAAAGAACACCTTGATATTCAATATCTCTGCATTATGCCAGGTTTTCAATCTGGTCAATGCAAAGAAGCTGGAGAAAAAGAACAAGTTGTTTTGGGGGACCATTGGGATAGCCATAGTCCTTGAGGTCGTTGCGGtagaatttttgaagaaatttggGGATACGGAGAGGTTGAGCTGGGGACAATGGGCTGCATGTATCGGGGTCGCAGCCGTATCTTGGCCGATCGGATTCCTCGTCAACTACATTCCTGTTTGA